The following proteins are encoded in a genomic region of Corylus avellana chromosome ca4, CavTom2PMs-1.0:
- the LOC132178572 gene encoding stearoyl-[acyl-carrier-protein] 9-desaturase, chloroplastic-like, with protein MAVMLNCFAFQSLPSVALLRARAQRSPKFSMTSTLYTNSKGKALSLGHGNVNIVHPMLPENIEIFKSMEEWVRSDILTLLKPVEKSWQPQDFLPNPTSYGFVEQLNELRERTKDIPNDYFVVLVGDMITEEALPTYHALINGTKIFHDETGSDNTPWATWARGWSAEENRHGDLLNKYLYLSGRVDMKQVEKTIHYLIRSGKDVGTRTSPCFFTIYTSFQERATFISHGNTAKLAMKHGDEKLAQICGTIAADEKRHEIAYTKIAGKLFELDPNETVIAFADMMRRKILMPAHLMYDNYDENLFDHFANVASRIGVYTARDYREILEHLVAKWNVEKLTGLSGEGQEAQDYVCGLAPRLRNLEERALARAKKASPVSFSWIFGKEV; from the exons ATGGCTGTAATGCTCAACTGCTTCGCCTTTCAATCCCTTCCTTCAGTTGCTCTCCTACGTGCAAGAGCTCAGAGATCTCCCAAGTTTTCTATGACTTCCACTCTTTACACCAACTCTAA AGGGAAAGCATTGTCTTTAGGCCATGGAAATGTTAACATAGTTCATCCCATGCTACcagaaaatattgaaatattcaaaTCCATGGAGGAGTGGGTCAGGAGTGACATCTTAACTCTCCTAAAACCTGTTGAAAAATCTTGGCAACCACAAGACTTTTTGCCAAATCCTACCTCATATGGATTCGTTGAACAACTCAATGAACTCAGGGAGAGAACAAAGGACATTCCAAACGACTACTTTGTTGTCTTAGTCGGCGATATGATCACGGAAGAAGCCCTTCCAACTTACCATGCACTTATCAATGGCACAAAAATTTTTCACGATGAAACAGGTAGCGATAACACACCTTGGGCAACATGGGCAAGGGGATGGAGTGCAGAAGAAAACAGGCATGGTGATCTTCTCAACAAATACCTCTATCTTTCCGGACGAGTGGATATGAAACAAGTTGAGAAGACAATACACTATCTGATTAGATCAGGAAAG GATGTGGGCACTAGGACAAGTCCCTGCTTTTTTACTATCTACACATCGTTTCAAGAAAGAGCAACATTTATCTCCCATGGAAATACAGCCAAGCTTGCCATGAAGCACGGGGATGAAAAGCTTGCCCAAATATGTGGCACAATTGCAGCAGATGAGAAGCGCCACGAAATTGCTTATACCAAAATAGCTGGGAAGCTTTTCGAGCTTGATCCAAATGAAACTGTCATAGCATTTGCCGACATGATGaggagaaaaatattaatgccAGCCCACTTAATGTACGACAACTACGATGAAAATCTTTTTGATCATTTTGCAAATGTTGCCTCTCGGATTGGTGTGTACACAGCCAGGGATTATAGAGAAATATTGGAACATTTGGTGGCTAAATGGAACGTTGAAAAACTAACTGGACTTTCCGGTGAGGGACAAGAAGCCCAGGACTATGTATGCGGATTAGCTCCAAGACTGAGAAATCTGGAAGAAAGAGCTCTAGCAAGGGCAAAAAAAGCATCCCCCGTTTCTTTTAGCTGGATTTTTGGTAAGGAGGTGTAG